In the genome of Tropicibacter oceani, one region contains:
- a CDS encoding F0F1 ATP synthase subunit B encodes MRKLILPAALAGFTASPAFAASGPFFSLGNTDFVVLLGFLLFIAVLFYFKVPGMLAKLLDKRAEDIRNELDEARALREEAQTLLASYERKSHEVKAQADRIVAHAKEEAELAAVQAKADIEASIQRRLAAAESQIASAQAGAIKEVRDRAASVAIAAAQDVVAAQMTAKDAGKLIDDAIGEVGAKLH; translated from the coding sequence ATGCGCAAGCTGATCCTTCCCGCCGCCCTCGCTGGCTTCACCGCGTCCCCGGCATTTGCCGCCAGCGGGCCGTTCTTCTCGCTGGGCAACACGGACTTTGTCGTGCTGCTGGGCTTCTTGCTGTTCATTGCGGTCCTGTTCTACTTCAAGGTTCCCGGCATGCTGGCCAAGTTGCTGGACAAACGGGCCGAGGACATCCGCAACGAACTGGACGAAGCGCGCGCCCTGCGCGAAGAGGCCCAGACCCTGCTGGCCAGCTACGAGCGCAAGTCGCACGAAGTCAAAGCGCAGGCAGACCGCATCGTGGCCCACGCCAAGGAAGAGGCCGAGCTGGCCGCTGTCCAGGCCAAGGCCGATATCGAAGCCTCGATCCAGCGTCGTCTTGCGGCTGCTGAATCGCAGATTGCCTCGGCTCAGGCCGGTGCCATCAAGGAAGTCCGCGATCGCGCTGCTTCGGTGGCCATTGCCGCCGCGCAGGATGTTGTTGCCGCTCAGATGACCGCCAAGGACGCGGGCAAGCTGATCGACGACGCCATTGGCGAAGTGGGCGCCAAGCTGCACTAA
- a CDS encoding TsoY family (seleno)protein, translated as MAATQTRPADSYSPIYFLASLGAGGITVTFFMFLMFWVPHPAAPVPVFEDIAAAWSSGSLPMQAGIAIAVVGIAYFAFLNIKSLIWNLNAYAAFKRTPAYETLRNSNAESTLLAMPLAMAMTVNALFIVGLVFVPKLWSIVEYLFPMAMVAFALIGWIAFRLIGEFLGRVLSKGGLFDVTAHNSFAQLTPAFAIAMVAVGFSAPAAMSTAPATVAVSLIASTVLGVIAILYTILAATTAVTSMLHYGTAREAGPTLMIIVPIVTVLGIMFIRQDHGLHTTFDAHGNAGETMVFLARLLSIQVAFLGLGAVVLKAQGYFNDFVIGSKTSPGSYALVCPFVAFSVMMQFFINKGLVAADVVTKFGTAYWVVTAIAIASQLVAVWLVLRLNRQHFSKSAAVAVPAE; from the coding sequence ATGGCTGCAACGCAAACCCGTCCGGCGGACAGCTATTCGCCGATCTACTTCCTCGCCTCGCTGGGCGCAGGGGGGATTACCGTGACGTTCTTCATGTTCCTTATGTTCTGGGTTCCCCACCCCGCCGCGCCGGTGCCCGTCTTCGAAGACATCGCCGCAGCCTGGAGCAGCGGCAGCCTGCCTATGCAGGCCGGGATCGCCATCGCGGTGGTGGGCATCGCCTATTTCGCCTTTCTGAACATCAAGTCGCTGATCTGGAACCTGAACGCCTATGCCGCGTTCAAACGGACCCCGGCCTATGAAACGCTGCGCAATTCCAACGCCGAAAGCACCCTTCTGGCGATGCCGCTGGCCATGGCGATGACCGTGAACGCCCTGTTCATCGTCGGCCTGGTCTTTGTGCCCAAATTGTGGAGCATCGTCGAATACCTGTTCCCGATGGCCATGGTCGCCTTTGCCCTGATCGGCTGGATCGCCTTCCGCCTGATTGGTGAATTCCTTGGCCGCGTGCTGTCCAAAGGGGGCCTGTTCGACGTCACCGCGCACAATTCCTTTGCGCAGCTGACCCCGGCCTTTGCCATCGCCATGGTCGCTGTCGGTTTTTCGGCCCCCGCCGCCATGAGCACGGCGCCCGCAACCGTGGCTGTGTCGTTGATTGCCTCGACCGTGCTGGGCGTCATCGCGATCCTTTACACGATCCTTGCGGCAACCACGGCCGTCACCTCGATGCTGCACTATGGCACCGCCCGCGAAGCAGGCCCGACCCTGATGATCATCGTTCCCATCGTGACCGTGCTGGGCATCATGTTCATTCGCCAGGACCACGGGCTGCACACCACCTTTGACGCGCATGGCAATGCCGGGGAAACCATGGTTTTCCTTGCCCGCCTGCTGTCGATCCAGGTCGCCTTTCTTGGGCTGGGTGCCGTGGTTCTCAAGGCGCAGGGGTATTTCAACGACTTCGTCATCGGGTCCAAAACCTCGCCCGGGTCCTATGCGCTGGTCTGCCCCTTCGTGGCCTTTTCGGTGATGATGCAGTTCTTCATCAACAAGGGGCTGGTGGCCGCGGATGTTGTGACCAAGTTCGGCACCGCCTATTGGGTCGTGACCGCCATTGCCATCGCGTCGCAACTGGTCGCCGTCTGGCTGGTGCTTCGCCTGAACCGGCAGCACTTTTCCAAAAGCGCCGCTGTCGCCGTTCCGGCCGAGTAA
- a CDS encoding F0F1 ATP synthase subunit A — protein sequence MATETHGAEAAESSSLVFHPMDQFIVKPLFGDGLVGMFTITNVTLWLFLAILAIVGLMVIGTSRRAVIPTRSQSIAELAYGFVHKMVEDVTGKDGLKYFPYIMTLFMFIVVANFLGLLPMSFTTTSHFAVTVVLAMAVFLTVTILGFVKNGASFLGLFWVSSAPLALRPILAIIELISYFVRPVSHSIRLAGNVMAGHAVIKVFAGFAAIAAISPLSVVAITAMYGLEILVAFIQAYVFTILTCVYLKDALHPHH from the coding sequence ATGGCGACTGAGACGCATGGTGCAGAGGCCGCAGAAAGCAGCAGCCTTGTTTTTCACCCGATGGACCAGTTCATCGTAAAGCCGCTTTTCGGTGACGGCCTTGTCGGCATGTTCACCATCACCAACGTCACGCTGTGGCTTTTCCTGGCCATTCTGGCGATCGTCGGCCTGATGGTGATCGGCACGTCGCGCCGCGCGGTCATCCCGACCCGCAGCCAATCGATTGCCGAACTCGCCTATGGCTTTGTCCACAAGATGGTCGAAGACGTCACCGGCAAGGACGGACTGAAGTATTTCCCCTACATCATGACCCTGTTCATGTTCATCGTCGTCGCCAACTTCCTTGGCCTGCTGCCGATGTCCTTTACCACCACGTCGCATTTCGCGGTGACCGTGGTTCTGGCCATGGCGGTGTTCCTGACCGTGACCATCCTTGGCTTTGTCAAGAACGGCGCGTCCTTCCTGGGCCTGTTCTGGGTGTCGTCGGCACCGCTGGCGCTGCGTCCGATCCTGGCGATCATCGAACTGATCTCGTACTTCGTGCGCCCCGTCAGCCACAGCATTCGTCTGGCCGGCAACGTCATGGCAGGCCATGCCGTCATCAAGGTTTTCGCAGGCTTTGCGGCCATTGCCGCCATCAGCCCGCTGTCCGTTGTCGCCATCACCGCGATGTACGGTCTGGAAATCCTCGTGGCCTTCATTCAGGCCTACGTTTTCACCATTCTGACCTGCGTCTACCTCAAGGACGCACTTCACCCGCATCACTAA
- a CDS encoding GNAT family N-acetyltransferase → MTLTPCEQHRPGPGARTAARLCGKVPVIDTRRLQLRGPRIYDFKVYAKIYESDRSILMGGPFTREEAWQEFTNYTSLWLLHGHGLWTIDALTTPSAGFVLLGYEWDDPEAELGIFLSEEAEGQGYAQEALEAARDHAFEALKWDSVVSYVAPDNDRCIRLMERVGAKRDSAAEAIHEEDTLVYRHHAGGMA, encoded by the coding sequence ATGACCTTGACGCCCTGCGAACAGCACCGCCCCGGCCCCGGCGCCCGCACTGCCGCCCGGCTGTGCGGCAAGGTACCGGTGATCGACACCCGCCGCCTGCAACTGCGCGGCCCGCGGATCTATGATTTCAAGGTCTACGCCAAGATCTATGAATCCGACCGGTCGATCCTGATGGGCGGCCCCTTTACCCGCGAAGAGGCTTGGCAAGAGTTCACCAATTATACCTCGCTCTGGCTGCTGCATGGCCACGGGCTGTGGACCATCGACGCGCTGACGACGCCGTCGGCGGGCTTTGTCCTGCTGGGCTATGAATGGGACGACCCCGAGGCCGAGCTGGGCATTTTCCTGTCCGAAGAGGCCGAGGGGCAAGGCTATGCTCAAGAGGCGCTCGAGGCGGCGCGCGACCATGCCTTTGAGGCGCTGAAATGGGACAGTGTCGTGTCCTATGTGGCGCCCGACAATGATCGGTGCATCCGCCTGATGGAACGCGTCGGCGCCAAGCGTGACAGCGCCGCCGAGGCGATTCACGAAGAAGACACGCTGGTCTACCGGCATCACGCGGGGGGCATGGCATGA
- a CDS encoding GNAT family N-acetyltransferase, with amino-acid sequence MPAPTLHTSRLTLRPHVLSDMDPFWEFHQSDRASYVGAPKTRTHQWYGLASEVGSWDMMGHGGWGVDTKAGQFVGQVAITQPPHFPEREIGWTLFDGVDGRGYAFEAASAALTWAWGQGFETLVSYIHPDNARSIALATRLGAQHDAQAELPTGETAAETLVYRHSPDTDGSPEAYA; translated from the coding sequence ATGCCCGCGCCCACGCTTCATACCTCGCGCCTGACGCTGCGCCCCCATGTCCTGAGCGACATGGACCCGTTCTGGGAATTTCACCAGAGCGACCGGGCGAGCTATGTCGGCGCGCCCAAGACCCGCACCCATCAGTGGTACGGTCTGGCGTCCGAGGTGGGCAGCTGGGACATGATGGGCCATGGCGGCTGGGGCGTGGATACAAAGGCCGGGCAGTTCGTTGGGCAGGTGGCAATCACCCAGCCCCCACATTTCCCCGAACGCGAAATCGGCTGGACCCTGTTCGATGGCGTCGATGGCCGCGGATATGCCTTTGAGGCGGCTTCGGCAGCGCTGACCTGGGCCTGGGGTCAGGGGTTTGAAACCCTTGTCTCTTATATCCACCCGGACAACGCCCGTTCCATTGCCCTGGCCACGCGGCTGGGCGCGCAGCACGATGCGCAGGCCGAATTGCCGACCGGGGAAACCGCGGCGGAAACGCTGGTCTATCGCCACAGCCCCGACACCGACGGCAGTCCGGAGGCCTACGCATGA
- a CDS encoding ArsR/SmtB family transcription factor has translation MTDRLDTVFAALGDATRRRILSMLLEDDMAVTDVAEPFDMSLAAISKHLTVLTNAGLISQEKRGRVKWCKLEPDALRDASVWMQGFGQFEPVNLDAFERFLAQELPDHADDP, from the coding sequence ATGACCGACCGCCTCGACACCGTCTTTGCCGCCCTTGGCGATGCCACCCGCCGCCGCATCCTTTCGATGCTGCTTGAGGATGACATGGCCGTCACGGACGTGGCCGAACCCTTTGACATGTCGCTGGCCGCGATTTCCAAACACCTGACGGTGCTGACCAACGCCGGGCTGATCAGCCAGGAAAAGCGCGGCCGGGTGAAATGGTGCAAACTGGAACCCGACGCACTGCGCGACGCTTCTGTCTGGATGCAGGGCTTTGGTCAGTTCGAGCCGGTCAATCTGGACGCCTTCGAACGGTTTCTGGCCCAGGAACTGCCCGATCACGCCGACGATCCATAG
- a CDS encoding LysR family transcriptional regulator — MENWDEVRTAFHVARQGTVSGAADILGVHHATVIRHIDALEARLGVKLFQRHARGYTATEAGQDLLRVAQTTDEQFHQLEGRIKGRGSDVSGELLVTSLVAFAPLMVGALTSFRQAYPDVTVRYLTDDRVFRLEYGEAHVALRAGKQPEEPDNVVQPFARQDIAMYASKDYVARHGLPETAEALQDHFFVGHDNLDNRAPFLRWLRDAVPTANIVFRTTDSRVMERAILAGAGIGFMGAREATQFPELVQVMPPREEWTSPLWLVTHVDLHRTAKVQAFLSHLKDYTGEGSAR; from the coding sequence ATGGAAAACTGGGACGAGGTCAGGACGGCCTTTCACGTGGCGCGGCAGGGCACGGTCAGCGGGGCTGCCGACATCCTTGGCGTGCATCATGCGACGGTGATTCGTCATATTGATGCACTGGAGGCCCGGCTGGGCGTAAAGCTGTTCCAGCGCCACGCCCGTGGCTATACGGCAACAGAGGCCGGCCAGGATCTGCTGCGCGTCGCCCAGACCACGGACGAGCAGTTCCATCAGCTCGAAGGGCGAATCAAGGGGCGCGGCAGCGATGTGTCGGGCGAATTGCTGGTGACCTCGCTCGTGGCCTTTGCGCCGCTGATGGTCGGGGCGCTGACGTCCTTTCGGCAGGCCTATCCGGATGTGACCGTGCGCTACCTGACCGATGACCGGGTATTCCGCCTGGAATATGGCGAGGCCCACGTCGCCCTGCGCGCCGGGAAGCAGCCAGAAGAGCCCGACAACGTGGTCCAGCCCTTTGCCCGGCAGGACATCGCGATGTACGCCAGCAAGGACTATGTCGCCCGGCACGGTCTGCCCGAAACCGCCGAGGCTCTGCAGGACCACTTTTTCGTCGGACACGACAACCTGGACAATCGCGCACCCTTTCTGCGCTGGTTGCGCGATGCCGTGCCCACCGCGAATATCGTGTTCCGCACGACCGACAGCCGCGTGATGGAGCGCGCGATCCTCGCGGGGGCCGGGATCGGGTTCATGGGCGCACGCGAGGCGACACAGTTTCCCGAACTGGTCCAGGTCATGCCGCCGCGCGAGGAATGGACCTCGCCGCTGTGGTTGGTCACCCATGTCGATCTGCATCGCACGGCCAAGGTGCAGGCCTTTCTGAGCCATCTCAAGGATTACACCGGCGAAGGGTCCGCCAGATGA
- the ffh gene encoding signal recognition particle protein yields the protein MFENLSERLGGVFDRLTKQGALSADDVKTALREVRVALLEADVSLPVARDFVKAVEKKATGQAVTKSVTPGQQVVKIVHDELIAVLAGEGEPGTLKIDSAPAPILMVGLQGGGKTTTTAKLAKRLKERDGKKVLMASLDVNRPAAMEQLEILGKQIGVDTLPIVKGENPVAIAKRAKTQAALGGYDVYMLDTAGRLSIDEELMAQVEAVRDVANPRETLLVVDGLTGQDAVHTAENFDQRIGITGVVLTRMDGDGRGGAALSMRAVTGKPIKFVGLGEKMDALETFEPERIAGRILGMGDIVSLVEKAQQTLEAEQAERMMKRFAKGQFNMNDLKMQLEQMIKMGGMEGMMQMMPGMGKMAKQVGDAGLDDKVLKQQIALINSMTKKERANPQLLQASRKKRIAAGSGMEVADLNKLLKMQRQMSDMMKKMGKMGKGGMLKQAMKGMFGKGGMPADMAGMDPSQMDPKALEAAAKQLGMGGKIPGLGGGAALPPGLSGFGKKK from the coding sequence ATGTTTGAAAATCTCTCGGAACGCCTTGGCGGTGTCTTTGATCGCCTGACCAAACAGGGCGCGCTGTCGGCCGATGACGTCAAGACCGCGCTGCGCGAAGTGCGCGTGGCGCTGCTTGAGGCGGACGTATCGCTGCCCGTGGCCCGGGACTTCGTGAAGGCCGTGGAAAAGAAGGCCACCGGCCAGGCCGTGACCAAATCGGTTACCCCCGGTCAGCAGGTCGTCAAGATCGTCCATGACGAATTGATCGCTGTTCTGGCAGGCGAGGGCGAGCCCGGCACGCTGAAAATCGATTCCGCCCCCGCCCCGATCCTGATGGTCGGCCTTCAGGGTGGCGGCAAGACGACGACCACCGCCAAGCTGGCCAAGCGCCTGAAAGAGCGGGACGGCAAAAAGGTGTTGATGGCCTCGCTGGACGTGAACCGCCCGGCGGCCATGGAACAGCTGGAAATCCTTGGCAAGCAGATCGGCGTCGACACCCTGCCCATCGTCAAGGGCGAAAACCCCGTCGCCATCGCCAAACGCGCCAAGACGCAGGCGGCCCTGGGCGGCTATGACGTCTATATGCTGGACACCGCCGGTCGCCTTTCCATCGACGAAGAGCTGATGGCCCAGGTCGAAGCGGTCCGCGATGTCGCCAATCCGCGCGAAACGCTGCTGGTGGTCGATGGCCTGACCGGCCAGGACGCGGTGCACACGGCGGAAAACTTTGACCAGCGCATCGGAATCACCGGCGTTGTCCTGACCCGGATGGACGGCGACGGACGCGGCGGTGCGGCCCTGTCCATGCGTGCCGTCACCGGCAAGCCGATCAAGTTCGTCGGCCTTGGCGAAAAGATGGACGCACTGGAAACCTTCGAGCCCGAGCGGATCGCAGGCCGTATCCTTGGGATGGGCGACATCGTTTCGCTGGTCGAAAAGGCGCAACAGACGCTTGAAGCCGAGCAGGCCGAGCGCATGATGAAGCGTTTCGCCAAGGGTCAGTTCAACATGAACGACCTCAAGATGCAGCTTGAACAGATGATCAAGATGGGCGGCATGGAGGGCATGATGCAGATGATGCCCGGCATGGGCAAAATGGCCAAGCAGGTCGGCGACGCGGGTCTTGACGACAAGGTGCTGAAACAGCAGATCGCCCTGATCAACTCGATGACCAAGAAAGAGCGCGCCAACCCGCAGCTGCTTCAGGCCAGCCGCAAGAAACGCATCGCGGCCGGGTCGGGCATGGAGGTCGCCGACCTCAACAAGCTGCTGAAAATGCAGCGCCAGATGTCCGACATGATGAAGAAGATGGGCAAGATGGGCAAAGGCGGCATGCTGAAACAGGCCATGAAAGGCATGTTCGGCAAAGGCGGAATGCCTGCCGACATGGCTGGCATGGACCCGTCGCAGATGGACCCCAAGGCGCTGGAAGCGGCGGCCAAGCAGCTGGGCATGGGCGGCAAGATCCCCGGCCTTGGCGGCGGCGCAGCCCTGCCCCCGGGCCTGTCGGGCTTTGGCAAGAAAAAGTAA
- a CDS encoding F0F1 ATP synthase subunit C produces the protein MEGDLAHIGAGLAAIGSGAAAIGVGNVAGNFLAGALRNPSAAASQTATLFIGIAFAEALGIFAFLVSLLLMFAV, from the coding sequence ATGGAAGGCGATCTCGCACACATCGGCGCAGGCCTGGCAGCAATCGGTTCCGGCGCAGCCGCAATCGGGGTTGGCAACGTTGCAGGCAACTTCCTTGCCGGCGCACTGCGCAACCCCTCGGCAGCTGCTTCGCAGACGGCCACCCTGTTCATCGGCATCGCATTCGCAGAAGCGCTGGGCATCTTCGCCTTCCTCGTTTCGCTGCTGCTGATGTTCGCCGTCTAA
- a CDS encoding DMT family transporter, translating to MTEAGKGHLAMFCFSALVAGSFSLGGLAAPFIDPAVMNAVRFAIAALSLWGLAWAGNGITRQVFRAPWRYGLLAGLFAIYFVTMFEGLKTASPVSMSAVFTLNPALTAVFGYVVLRQITTGWMALAIAVGGAGALWVIFDGNVAALRGFEVGRGETVYFWGCIAHALYSPLLRRLNRGEPALGFTAAILTAGAVLLGIWAFGPLLATDWSALPPIVWVTLVYVALPATGVTFLILRYATLRLPSAKVMAYTYLTPSWVILWEIGLGKGVPPALVLPGVGLTVLALVMLLRE from the coding sequence ATGACCGAGGCGGGAAAGGGGCATCTTGCGATGTTCTGTTTCTCGGCCCTGGTCGCAGGATCCTTTTCACTGGGCGGCCTGGCAGCGCCCTTCATCGACCCTGCGGTGATGAACGCTGTGCGCTTTGCCATTGCGGCGCTGTCGCTGTGGGGGCTGGCCTGGGCGGGAAACGGGATCACCCGGCAGGTGTTTCGGGCGCCCTGGCGCTATGGGCTGCTGGCTGGCCTGTTTGCGATCTATTTCGTCACCATGTTCGAGGGTCTCAAGACCGCGTCGCCGGTCAGCATGTCGGCGGTCTTTACCCTGAACCCGGCGCTGACGGCGGTCTTTGGCTATGTCGTCCTGCGGCAGATCACGACAGGATGGATGGCGCTGGCCATTGCCGTGGGCGGAGCGGGCGCGTTGTGGGTGATCTTTGACGGCAACGTGGCGGCGCTGCGCGGTTTTGAGGTTGGCCGGGGGGAAACGGTCTATTTCTGGGGCTGCATCGCCCATGCCCTGTATTCGCCGCTGCTGCGCAGGCTGAACCGGGGCGAACCCGCCCTGGGGTTCACGGCGGCGATCCTGACGGCCGGGGCGGTACTGCTGGGGATCTGGGCCTTTGGGCCCTTGCTGGCCACCGACTGGTCGGCGCTGCCGCCCATCGTCTGGGTGACGTTGGTCTATGTGGCCCTGCCGGCGACGGGGGTGACATTCCTGATCCTGCGCTATGCCACGCTGCGCCTGCCATCGGCCAAGGTCATGGCCTATACCTACCTGACACCCAGTTGGGTGATCCTTTGGGAAATCGGTCTGGGCAAGGGCGTGCCACCCGCGCTGGTGCTGCCCGGGGTCGGGCTGACGGTGCTGGCCCTGGTGATGCTGCTGCGTGAATAG
- a CDS encoding GNAT family N-acetyltransferase gives MSLTQAPRLETDRLILRGPEKRDAEAVMGFLLDHDRAAGFGSSPNRGDAWRWFNLNVGHWHWHGYGYFTIEDKATGGAAGISGIWFPESWPEPELGWVVFDGYEGKGIAFEAAQRARQWAYDDLGFTTLTSNIVPSNTRSKALATRLGATYERTYHNENMGEDELWRHPGPEALA, from the coding sequence ATGAGCCTTACGCAAGCCCCCCGTCTGGAAACCGACCGCCTGATCCTGCGCGGCCCCGAAAAGCGTGACGCCGAGGCGGTCATGGGTTTTCTGCTGGATCACGACCGCGCGGCCGGCTTCGGCAGCTCGCCCAATCGCGGCGATGCGTGGCGTTGGTTCAATCTGAACGTCGGGCACTGGCATTGGCACGGCTATGGCTATTTCACCATCGAGGACAAGGCGACCGGCGGGGCCGCTGGCATCAGCGGCATCTGGTTCCCCGAATCCTGGCCCGAGCCTGAACTGGGCTGGGTGGTTTTCGACGGCTACGAAGGCAAAGGCATTGCCTTTGAGGCGGCACAGCGCGCGCGGCAGTGGGCCTATGACGATCTGGGATTCACCACGCTGACCTCGAACATCGTGCCGTCGAACACCCGCTCCAAAGCCCTGGCCACCCGCCTTGGCGCAACCTACGAGCGGACATACCACAACGAAAACATGGGCGAAGACGAGCTGTGGCGCCATCCGGGACCGGAGGCGCTGGCATGA
- a CDS encoding GNAT family N-acetyltransferase, which yields MGHRDIPVLETKRLVLRGPVPEDYSAFKATFASYRSRFMGGPLNAYETWMLYAAEIGHWEIRGYGMWMVHDKQTGETVGMAGGWFPAMWPEREIAWIIWPDKVGQGYALEATDRVRRFFFHDRGWETAVSYIDPKNLDSIRLAERLGCKKDPEAKTVDGNDAVYRHPTLAQLQSQLGHGIDMEIAHYQDPLFKPKGYAID from the coding sequence ATGGGCCATCGCGACATTCCCGTCCTTGAAACCAAGCGCCTGGTCCTGCGCGGCCCCGTGCCCGAGGATTACTCGGCCTTCAAGGCAACCTTTGCCAGCTATCGGTCCCGTTTCATGGGCGGGCCGCTGAATGCCTATGAGACCTGGATGCTGTATGCCGCCGAAATCGGTCATTGGGAAATTCGCGGCTATGGCATGTGGATGGTGCACGACAAGCAGACCGGTGAAACCGTCGGCATGGCCGGTGGCTGGTTCCCCGCCATGTGGCCCGAGCGCGAAATCGCCTGGATCATCTGGCCCGACAAGGTCGGACAGGGCTATGCCCTGGAGGCGACCGACCGCGTGCGCCGCTTTTTCTTTCACGATCGCGGGTGGGAAACCGCCGTCAGCTATATCGACCCCAAGAACCTCGATTCGATCCGGCTGGCCGAACGCCTGGGCTGCAAGAAAGACCCCGAGGCAAAGACCGTCGACGGCAATGACGCAGTCTATCGCCACCCGACACTGGCGCAGCTGCAAAGCCAGCTGGGCCACGGGATCGACATGGAAATCGCACACTACCAGGACCCGCTGTTCAAACCGAAAGGCTATGCAATTGACTGA
- a CDS encoding division plane positioning ATPase MipZ, with protein sequence MAHIIVVGNEKGGAGKSTVSMHVATALARLGHRVGTLDLDLRQRSLGRYMENRRAHLEKMGMDLPSPNHVELPEVDSATLAPGENAFDHRLSQAVAELEPKSDFILIDCPGSHTRLSQVAHSLADTLITPLNDSFVDFDLLARVDGDGEKILGPSVYSEMVWSARQLRAQAGLKPIDWIVLRNRLGAQQMVNKMKMENALVRLSKRIGFRTAPGFSERVIFRELFPRGLTLLDLKDVGVKQLNISNVAARQELRDLIKALKLPGVEVRF encoded by the coding sequence GTGGCACATATCATCGTTGTCGGGAACGAAAAGGGCGGCGCGGGGAAATCCACCGTGTCGATGCATGTGGCGACAGCCCTTGCGCGATTGGGCCACCGTGTCGGCACGCTTGACCTGGACCTGCGCCAGCGCAGCCTGGGCCGATACATGGAAAACCGCCGCGCGCATCTGGAAAAGATGGGCATGGATCTGCCCAGCCCCAACCACGTGGAACTGCCCGAAGTCGACAGCGCCACATTGGCCCCGGGCGAAAACGCCTTTGACCACCGGCTTAGCCAGGCCGTGGCCGAATTGGAGCCGAAATCGGATTTCATCCTGATCGACTGCCCCGGGTCGCACACGCGGCTTTCGCAGGTGGCGCATTCCTTGGCCGATACGTTGATCACGCCGCTGAACGACAGCTTTGTCGATTTTGACCTGCTGGCGCGGGTCGATGGCGATGGCGAAAAGATCCTTGGCCCGTCGGTCTATTCCGAAATGGTCTGGAGCGCCCGTCAGCTGCGCGCGCAGGCCGGGCTGAAGCCGATCGACTGGATCGTCTTGCGCAACCGACTGGGGGCGCAGCAGATGGTCAACAAGATGAAGATGGAAAACGCGCTGGTCCGCCTGTCCAAACGCATTGGTTTCCGCACCGCGCCGGGGTTTTCCGAGCGCGTGATCTTTCGCGAACTTTTCCCGCGCGGGTTGACCTTGCTGGATCTCAAGGATGTGGGTGTCAAGCAGTTGAACATCTCGAACGTCGCGGCGCGGCAGGAATTGCGCGATCTGATCAAGGCGCTGAAATTGCCGGGGGTCGAGGTCAGGTTCTGA
- a CDS encoding F0F1 ATP synthase subunit B' — MATETHGAEHAAAAVSACTDSHGSAIGMPQLCGEWIPNQVFWLVITLVVIFFVLSRIALPRIASVLAERQGTITNDIAAAEELKRKALDAEAAYEKALADAKAEAQAIAQKTRDEIKGDLDAALAKADEQISAKAAESAKAIEDIRASAMGAVEEVAKDTAEAIVAALGGKADAKAIAAAVASRVKG, encoded by the coding sequence ATGGCGACCGAAACCCACGGGGCAGAGCATGCAGCAGCAGCTGTAAGCGCCTGCACGGACTCTCATGGCTCCGCCATCGGGATGCCGCAGCTTTGCGGCGAATGGATTCCCAACCAGGTCTTCTGGCTGGTTATCACTCTTGTGGTGATCTTCTTTGTTCTTTCGCGTATCGCGCTTCCGAGGATTGCCTCGGTTCTGGCCGAACGTCAGGGGACAATCACCAACGATATCGCAGCCGCCGAAGAGCTGAAGCGCAAGGCACTTGATGCCGAAGCTGCTTATGAAAAGGCACTGGCGGATGCCAAGGCCGAGGCACAGGCCATCGCGCAAAAGACGCGTGATGAAATCAAGGGCGACCTTGATGCTGCTCTGGCCAAGGCTGACGAACAGATTTCTGCCAAGGCAGCCGAGTCTGCAAAGGCCATCGAAGACATCCGGGCATCTGCCATGGGTGCCGTCGAAGAGGTCGCCAAGGACACGGCCGAGGCCATCGTTGCTGCCCTGGGCGGCAAGGCCGATGCCAAGGCAATCGCAGCGGCTGTTGCCAGCCGGGTAAAGGGGTAA
- a CDS encoding AtpZ/AtpI family protein yields MSDVDPKDKLQELEARIAAVKKAGAQGKAHQEEHYSQANLAWRMVTEMVAGLGIGFGIGYALDMVLGTTPFLMVLFTLLGIAAGIKVMLRSAAEIQKQQIAQLGGDVEGATRKPGANEGDKNGD; encoded by the coding sequence GTGAGCGACGTTGATCCGAAGGACAAGCTGCAAGAGCTGGAAGCCCGGATTGCAGCGGTCAAGAAGGCCGGAGCGCAAGGCAAGGCACACCAGGAAGAGCACTACTCTCAGGCCAACCTGGCCTGGCGGATGGTGACGGAAATGGTGGCCGGTCTCGGGATCGGCTTTGGCATCGGATACGCGTTGGACATGGTGCTTGGCACCACCCCGTTCCTCATGGTGCTGTTCACATTGCTGGGGATCGCCGCAGGCATCAAGGTGATGCTGCGCAGCGCGGCCGAGATCCAGAAACAACAGATCGCCCAGCTGGGCGGAGACGTCGAAGGGGCCACCCGCAAGCCGGGGGCCAACGAAGGGGACAAGAATGGCGACTGA